One genomic region from Salvia hispanica cultivar TCC Black 2014 chromosome 2, UniMelb_Shisp_WGS_1.0, whole genome shotgun sequence encodes:
- the LOC125206077 gene encoding aspartic proteinase 36-like isoform X1: MLGFLWLLISTSMDDSGGRRCFGVSLILLLLIEVVCVKGNNVVFQVHHKYGGAAKGKAPIGVLKAHDSKRHGRVLAGVDFQLGGDGSPTNTALYYTKITIGTPPVDYHVQVDTGSDILWVNCHKCDKCPTKSDLGISLVQYNLKASSTGQVVTCDQEFCGTVFSTPNPNCKVGMNCEYAVTYGDGSKTEGYFVRDTFRFDRVTGNRQTSPMDGSVAFGCSAKQSGELGSFSQAVDGIVGFGQANTSILSQLSLAGKVKKIFSHCLDSKKGGGIFALGEVVQPKVVTAPIVPNQAHYNLILKGVQVSDKNIDLPTGVFGIGPPRRAIIDSGTTLAYLPADMYEKVMSKIMELQPKMQMHMVEDEFKCFWYTANIDAAFPVVTFQFENSLSLQVYPHNYLFEVRDTEYCIGWQVSGMQSKDGQELTLLGDIALSDKLVVYDLDNQTIGWAQYNCSSSIKVKDEGSDNAYDVVAHDISLDPCPLKANVISVLMFVAAVLSMFV; this comes from the exons ATGTTGGGTTTTCTTTGGCTTTTGATCAGCACTTCGATGGATGATTCTGGTGGGAGGCGATGTTTTGGGGTCTCTTTGATTTTGCTGCTGCTAATTGAGGTTGTGTGTGTGAAGGGGAATAATGTGGTGTTTCAAGTCCACCACAAGTATGGTGGGGCCGCAAAGGGTAAAGCACCAATTGGAGTGCTCAAGGCTCATGATTCGAAGCGCCATGGCAGAGTTCTTGCAGGTGTAGATTTCCAATTGGGTGGTGATGGATCTCCCACAAACACGGC GCTCTACTACACCAAAATTACAATAGGTACTCCTCCAGTTGACTATCATGTCCAGGTTGATACAGGAAGTGATATTCTGTGGGTGAATTGCCATAAGTGTGATAAGTGTCCCACAAAAAGTGATCTTGGA ATATCATTGGTGCAATATAACCTGAAGGCCTCCTCCACTGGACAAGTTGTCACTTGTGATCAAGAGTTCTGTGGTACAGTATTCAGTACTCCGAATCCAAATTGCAAGGTTGGAATGAACTGCGAATACGCTGTTACTTATGGAGATGGCAGCAAGACTGAGGGTTACTTTGTGAGAGATACCTTCAGATTTGACCGAGTAACTGGAAACCGTCAGACCTCACCAATGGATGGATCTGTAGCATTTGG gTGTTCAGCTAAACAATCTGGGGAATTAGGTTCATTTTCACAGGCTGTTGATGGGATTGTCGGTTTCGGACAAGCAAACACATCCATTCTTTCACAGCTTTCTTTGGCCGGAAAGGTGAAGAAGATCTTTTCACATTGCTTGGACAGTAAGAAGGGAGGCGGCATATTTGCCCTGGGAGAGGTTGTGCAGCCAAAAGTAGTCACAGCGCCAATCGTTCCAAATCA GGCTCATTATAATCTTATTCTGAAGGGAGTTCAGGTGAGTGATAAAAACATAGACCTTCCAACGGGTGTATTCGGCATAGGCCCGCCTCGGAGGGCCATAATCGACAGTGGTACGACCCTTGCCTATCTTCCAGCAGACATGTATGAGAAGGTTATGAGTAAG ATAATGGAGTTGCAACCAAAGATGCAAATGCATATGGTTGAGGATGAGTTCAAATGCTTTTGGTATACTGCCAA CATTGATGCCGCATTCCCAGTTGTAACATTTCAATTTGAGAACTCACTTTCATTGCAAGTTTATCCTCACAATTATCTGTTTGAAGTTCGT GATACAGAATATTGCATCGGTTGGCAGGTGAGTGGAATGCAGTCAAAGGATGGGCAAGAATTGACTCTGTTAGGAG ATATTGCCTTATCCGACAAGCTTGTTGTGTACGATCTTGATAATCAGACGATTGGATGGGCACAATATAACT